The genomic window ACGGGACTCTGTGCACCCGTGTCTGCTCATGATTCAGGGAGGCCGTCAGAAGGAGCTGCTGTCCCTACTTGAGTGGGCAGCTAAAACCGAGTTCTTGAAGGCCATCCTTTAAAGGCTTCCAACTCAAGTGCCATACAAGGTGGGCAGGTATGTGCCTGTCCTCATGGGACCTAAATCTTACAGGCTTTAAGCATTGGGGAGGGATCCCTTTTTCCAGTTTCATCCAGTTCACAATCCCTACCTTCCTCCTCAATCATTCGGTTCCCTGGGATGACCCTTCTCCCACAGTGTCCCAGCCTCATGAtggggttttggaatataggtgggGTTCgttggggtgaggtctggagccaagaaaaaattcttgagaccTCTTCAGTGCAGAATGGTGGGTCTacgtatctgtttttgtgccggtagcAAGCAccgggacaggacccgtgggcagaaagagctgctgccccggggtttCTGGTGATTATAGACTATGGGGTTGGGGCGGTAGATACcaggaggccttgccattgtcaagttaaggttgtttccccctctagcaaggcattaacaagAAGACAGTTGGAAGCTTCCTGGAGAAACATTGCATTCTGCCTGCTTCAAGAATCTGTCATGGGCTGCAGGTTCCAAGGATATTTAATTGTATCCatatttccttctggaagctaagCCATTGATAGAAATGTTTTGTTCTTATAGAtcactaagacatttgtaaactgagggagactcgtTTTGCAGGACTGTGATCTACAAGCTAACGGCGTGCTCTTCCTTTAGGGCCGTCGGAGTGCCTGAGGACCCTGTcacggggggggggcggggagcgccCGCTTTGTCCTCAGCGCGCCTGCTGCTCCCATGTCACTCATGCACGAGACCGTTTAGCTCTGTACACGGGAGGCATTGGCAAATATTTCGTATTAATTTTGTTCCCTCTGCAGGGGTTCAGACCTCTAGGAAGAACCCTCTGCTTCCCACACACCCAGGTACTCACgcactttgttcttttgttctggGCTTCTTGTGAGGGGAGAGCTCACCCCAGCTGGGCTGGGAGGCCAGCAGTGTGAGCCGTCTGCCCCGCCTCTCCTGGGGAGGAGCAGACCCgacaggaagcagggaggggagctCCCGGGTGGGTACCCCTCTACTATTCCGGCAGGATGGAGGGAGCCTTCTCAGCCCCACACCTAGGGCCACTCAGGCAGTGAAAAGCAACCACACTTCGAATCCCCGGCTTACTGCAATGGACTGCTAGTTCCTAACAGCATTCTCCACTCAGCCCtttaatccttaaaaagaaaaagtgtaacTCTCCTGTGTTTCCTGAGCTTGTGTTTTGCTCAATCTCATTTGTCCTAgattacaattctttttttttttttaaaagatgttatttaattatttgacagacagagatcacaagtaggcagagaggcaggcagagagaggaggaagcaggctccctgctgagcagagagcccgatgtggggctcgatcccaggaccctgggatcatgacctgagccgaaggcagaggctttaacccactgagccacccaggcgcccctgcattttttttttttttttttttttgatccctGAGTAAACCCGTCCTGTGCTGGTGAGAGAACGGGTGGGTTTGACTCATAAGGCTAACAGCCTCACACTCAGTTACGTAAGCTGGAAATCTGTCTCTGCCGTCTCTGTCTTCCCTGCACACTTCGAGGGTTGAGTAGATAACGTCACACAGAGAATTAATTCAGACTGAAATGCTAGTTCTAAAGCCTGTGTTAAGCCCTTTATTCCACATGTCAGGTTTCATTAAAACAGTTCCTTTCAGActgcctcatgtcaggctctgttgTGTCCCCTACAGGCTTCTGTGTGCCCAGAGCGGAAGAGAAGTTGCAGGTGAGAAAAGGAGGAGGGTCATGAGAAAAAGAGATGACATGATCTGAAAAGTGAGGTCAGGGTCAGTATACTTGCAGGGATGAGATTAGGATATTAATACCAGCTGGGGGGTCTACATTAAGATCAGGACGTGGTCTGATGGGAGGACGAGGGGACAGCGAGATTACTGCCCGTGGCTCGCTGGGAGGCTCAGGATGACCCGGAGTTGAGTCTGCTGCTGTGTGCTGATGCCGGGAGAAAATGTTCCGCCAAAGCCATTTTGTGTTGGGATTAGAATAAAAGTaggattttcccattttcttatttcatcaGCATGCACCAAAGAGAATTTGGTGTTGTCATTGCCGTGGAAAAGCTGAGAGCATGTGTGTGCGATTAGGATCTCCAGAAAGCCATATGCATTCTTTGgagagattcattcattcattcattcatttattcacagaATTAATTGGGTGCCAATTTTCCACAACATTTTGGCCCTTGTCTTCTGGGAGTCTGAAGTCTTCTGGGGCATCTAAGCCAGGAACGCATACCATGAGCCATAACAAAACTTCTTCCAACCACTTACAGCTTCTTGATCACATGGGATGCTTTGAGACCTTCAATAAATTCTTATTCCCAGGAAGGAAACTTCCTTTGGATGCAAAATTGGTTTCTATATGTTTCTAGATTGGGATGAGTTCCTCAAAGTTTACTGAGAAGCTGAGACTTCTTACCTGGGCAGTAGCAGCATTGTTTCTGCCAAAAGACAGGGTTAAGGATGTAGAGACTTGAGTCGGCCTCCTGGGGACAGATCGCTGACCTGAAGCTGCTGCTTAGCTCTGTGTCTTATGAAAATGACTCTGTGCATCTGAGAAAGCTACGATCTACCTCATAGTGTGACAGGGATTAATGCATCGATAGGCATAAATCACGTAAATGGTACCTGGAGTGCCCTAATCAGTGCACACTCAGTGACGGCAATGTCACCATTTCCATCAGTCTGAGCAGAGTGCGGGGCTGATGATAACCTCCAGGAGAAGCCCTTGGGTCCACCTGGTGGACACGTTCCTGCTCAGTCCCCACAGTGGGGGTGCTCCTGGCTCTGAGATTGGcctagggctcctgggtgcccAGAGGAAAACACCCGCACCTAGGTGACCCATGCACGTGGGGGGAAGGAATGTCCATACCAAGGTGACTCATGGGTGCTGGGGAAGGAATGGAGAAATCTAGGTGACCCAGGGATGCTGGAGGAAGGAATGCCTGCACTGAGATGACCCGTGGACACTGGGGGAAGGAATGGAGGGACCGAGGTGACCCGTGGTGACCGAGGTGACCTGTGGATGCTGagggaaggaatggagaagcCAAGGTGACCTGTGGATACTGAGGGAAGGAATGGAGGGACCGAGGTGACCCGTGGAGACCAAGGGAAGGAATGTCCACACTGAGGGGACCTGTGGACACCAGGGGAGTGAATGTCCACACCGAGGTGACCCATGGATGCTGGGGGAAGGAATGTCCACACCAAGGTGTCCTGTGGACACCAGGGAAAGCAATACTGGTGCCGAGGTGACCTCtagggtcgggggggggggtaaaATGCAGGTGCTGATGTGacccatggtgtgtgtgtgtgcgcgtgcgtgtgtgtgtgtgtgtgtgaaatgcaGGCACTCAAGTTACTCTCCCCTCTCTATCCCGAGGCTACTCTGTTCCCAGGCTGAAGGTGCGGGGACATCTGAGTACCCTAAGAGAGGTTGCATGGCTTGGATCTTAGATCTAAAGTCTGTTCCTGGTCTGGTTTCAGAGCTTGCCTGGCCTCAGCTTCCCCTCCTGCTGTCGTTTGGGAGGATGAAATGAATGAACAATGCAAAACACACAGAAGGAAGTGTGGGAAAAACTGAAGGGAGAAGCAAAATCGTGTGGCAGGGATCAGAAATGGGTGTGAAACCATTAGGACAGATGGTGTAGGCATATTATGGTGAAGGCAAAGACCATTAAAACAAAATAGATCAAAGAGGAGATAATCTGAAATCTCTCCTGTTTCACATATCAGtgtcttccccacctccccacgtCCAGTCTCTGCCTTACAGGTAGGGCACATGCaagcacacatgtgtgcacacacgtggcCATCATCCACTGGCGTGGCACCGTGGCGGGGGCACAGATGTGGGGAACACAGGCTTCCTGCCAACGGCATGATGACCTCCTCTGGATTGGAAAGCACATGGGCCAGCACTCAGCTCCGCCTTGTGTCCCTGTCCTTCTCCAGCAACCTCCTGAAGGCTCTCTTGACTTCCTTGTTCCTCAGGTGAGAGGGTAAGTGCTGGAGTGCCCACGGCATAGAAGAGACCAAAGAACTTGCCCCTTTTGTGAGCACAGGAACTTTGGGGCTGGAGGTAGTTGGCAATGAAAGAGGGTGACTGCTGTGAGATGGGAGGAGAAGGTCCCAAACATCTTTCTCCACTCTTTTGCGGAGTTAATCCTCAGCACTGCTCGGGCGATGGCGTGGTAAGAGACAAGGATGAGGCTGAGGGGCACGACCAGGATGAGGATGCCAGCCACAGCTATCTGGATCTCAGTGTAGGTGGTGTTCCCACAGGACAATGTGATTAGAGCTGGGACCTCACACACGAAGTCATCCATCTGCCGATGGGGACGGAGGGGCAGGCGGACAGGGGTTGGTGTCTGGACTACTGACTCCAGCAGCCCGATGACCCTGGCCACGGATGCCAGCTGCTGGCACTGGCAGGGCTGGATGATGGTGGTGCAGTGGGGGCGCTGGCGGGTGGCCACACAGCAGTCGGAGGCCATCACTGCCAGGAGCGTGCACTCAGTGGTCCCCAGGAACAGAAAGATGAAGAGCTGAACAGAGCAGCCAAGGAAGCTGATGGGTTTTGGGCCCCAGAGTTTGACCAGCATCTGGAGGATGGAACTCATGGCAAAGCGGAGGTCCAAGAAGGGCAGGTcagagaggaaaaagtacattGGGGAGTGGAACTTGGGGTCCTGCATGGACAGCAGAATGATGAGGGTGTTGCCCACCTGAGTCAGAAGGTAGGAAGTGAGGACAACTACGAAGAGGATTCTTTCAAGTCCTGGGCGTTCAGAGAAACCCAGAAGGAAGACGCCGCCAGGGGAGCTCTGGGTGGCCATGACCTCTTCCTGCCCCCGTCTGGGGGTATGTTCGGAGCTATCGTCTGAGACTCCAGCTGTCTGGTCATGTCACAGCAGGTGcacctttctcttcccctcttcctacCAGTGTCCTTTCCTGGCACACCACCCTGAGCAGCTCCTCTCCCCACCGTCCCTCCTGGTCAGTGTGGTCTGGCAGGCGTGGGGGCAGCAGGACGTGCTGACAGATGGACAGAGCTGTCTGCTGGGACCTTGGGCTGCTGGCTGAGCATACAGGAGGCTGGTGGAAAGCATGCAGGCGTGAGCTGTTGAAGCACATCAGCACCGCATGTACGGAGCGCCTCTGTGTCCTGTTCTAAGTGTTTCATTGTCCTTATGTTTGTTGGAAGAGCCAGCAAAGTCACGCATTTTCAAGTGGATTTTCAGATTATAAGTTATCTATGTAGAGTTCATCATTTCTCTGTCAGGGGAATGTTGTGGAGTTCTTTATACCACATCTATTCTGTGCATCTTTTTTGCAGGGGAGCCTTAGAGACAGAGTGTTATATCTGCAAGAGAGGTTTTCCCTTTGTGTGTAACGACCCCATTCACAGAGCAGTTTGGTTGCTCAAGTCGCTGAGCCAGCCATCTGGCTGGGGAGACTGGCCCACATGTTCAGTCACTGCCCTGAGACGCTTACAGGTGGGAGGCAGGCATGACCCCAAGCATATTAAAACCATTGAGCAGTTCACAGAGACATTATCAAAGACCCTGAGCCTTCAAGGTTGGGATACCAGCATTCTGAGTGAGGGAATAGGGTATATAAGGTGGCGAAGGACCAGTTAGATTGGCTAGATCAGGTAAAGcatcctggaggaggtgactgtattttttctataaaaaaagaGGAACACTGGGCATAGAAGGCCAAGTCAGAGCTGGGGCAGGAGGCTGAGGCCTTCGGCAGCTCCCCCGCCTGAGCCGACCTCCAGCCTCCGGGAGGGTTGGGGTAGGGCCGGCTGCCAGAAGAGCCAGGCAGACTGCAGGGTGGCCTGAGCACCTCCTGAAGTGGGCTCCCATCCCGCTGCATCGCCTTCTCCTACATATTTCTGCTCCAGTATCTTCCCTggtttgttctctttctcccatGCTTTTCTCCCTTATAGGACACATTTCAAATTTTTGTCGTATTTTTATACATTCAAAAAAGCATAAGTAAAGCACATCTCGACAGTTTAATGAGTAAGAAAATCAACCCCTGGTATGACCATGAAGAACCGAGCACTTTTCGAGCATCTTTGGTGCTCCCGCGTGCGCACACCCCAGATGGGACCAGCACGCTGCATTTCCCATTGTTCCTTTTAAATCTGTCTGGAGATAGAGTTTACATAGACCcgatttaaagtgtacaatttagtggcTTTAGTATATTCGCTGCTGTGCGACCAAtactctcagcctccagaacacCTCATCACCCCCAAACAAAACCTCACGCCAAGGAGCAGTCTCCCCGCCTTTGCTTTCTTTGTGATACACAGTTACTACCACCGAAACAGCAGCCCGCTCTTATCGTTATTCCACAGCTCTCACCCTAATCACTTTGTTTGCACTTCTGAATTTCTCATTCTCCTGGTGCTCTCCTACCTCCTTCCTGAGTCTCTGTAGACGGCCTCGCCTTAGTGGCCCCTCGccttttctccctgtctctgtcttctccaCTCTCTCACTTACCATTTTGCTCCTGGCTCTTCCCCCCGACACAGTCATTCAGTGGTTTCTGCATTTGATCCTGCCCTGGACTCCACCAGCGCCAGTCAGCATTGTGCTGGGAGCCAGGGCACCGGTGGGGGGATGGGGCCCACTCAAAGGAGTTTGTGATAATCCAGAGCCATTAGTAACCAGGAGGTGTGGAATGCTCCCTACATGCCTCACAGCTGCCCAATCACCTGGATCTCTCCGCAGCCCTGCAAACAAGATGCTCTTACTCCATCTGCATCAGGAAGTAAAGAGTTTTGGAGGTTAAGACATGGCTGAGGTCACCCAGCCAGTGGGTGCCAGGGCCAGGAGTGTAGACCATGGTTACTTCCACTCTGGTGCTCCACTGTTGGGGGCTGGTAGGAGCTGATGTCtcctaggaaaagaaaaaattctctacTCACCCTCAGTCAGATTAAAATC from Meles meles chromosome 5, mMelMel3.1 paternal haplotype, whole genome shotgun sequence includes these protein-coding regions:
- the LOC123942519 gene encoding LOW QUALITY PROTEIN: olfactory receptor 2H1-like (The sequence of the model RefSeq protein was modified relative to this genomic sequence to represent the inferred CDS: inserted 4 bases in 2 codons), yielding MATQSSPGGVFLLGFSERPGLERILFVVVLTSYLLTQVGNTLIILLSMQDPKFHSPMYFFLSDLPFLDLRFAMSSILQMLVKLWGPKPISFLGCSVQLFIFLFLGTTECTLLAVMASDCCVATRQRPHCTTIIQPCQCQQLASVARVIGLLESVVQTPTPVRLPLRPHRQMDDFVCEVPALITLSCGNTTYTEIQIAVAGILILVVPLSLILVSYHAIARAVLRINSAKEWRKMFGTFSSHLTAVTLFXIANYLQPQSSCAHKRGKFFGLFYAVGTPALTXSHLRNKEVKRAFRRLLEKDRDTRRS